The window GAATTTGTTCAGTGGTTCAAGCAACAGGTGAGAAAATATACAATGCATTATGCCAATTGCCTCGATAGCTAAAAATATTTACTATAATAAAATGACATTTCATGAATTTAAGAATGGTTGTTATATGACAGCAGGTTCCGATGGAGAGCACCCAGTATCCAGATGAGATTAAATGGCTTGCATGTGGACCGATACTTCAAGCAACACGTTACGGGGCATAAAATGTCAATGGTTATAAGTTTAGAACTATGGAAAAGGAGGAAGGGATGAAAACCCAAAATAGTGGAGTATATGTCTCGTCTAATACACGAAGTTATGCAAGCATGCATGACAACAAAGTGGCTGTTGGTAGTGTTCCATACTATGGCAAAATAGTAGacataattgagttgaattacAGTTTTCGATTCTCAGTCGTGTTGTTCAAGTGTGTTTGGGCGGATACGACTACTAGTAGGGGCTTAAAACAAGATCACTTGGGTCTGACTAGTGTTAACTTCTCTCGTTCGATACACACCGGTGATCAAGAGGACCATGAGCCGTACATATTGGCATCAGAGGCTCATCTTGTATACTATGTGGATGATGAAGTAGATAAAGCATGGAGTATAGTGGTTCATGTCAAGCCGCGAGACTTGTATGACATGGGAGAAGAGATTGAAGTAGCTGAAGTTGGTTTTTCTCCACAACCAGGGTTGAACTTCTCAGCGGCAGGTGACATTGGAGACTTACAGTTGACCAGGGATGATGATATAGAAGACTCCGCAGACAATGCAGTTGAGAATATCGACGAGGTTACATAACAGAACTAGGGTTAAAGTCAACAATTGTTAACAGCAGTCTTTTTATGATTAATGTGTGGCTTAATGTTCATGGCGTATGTAGATTGATAGTTATATCACGAGTggtattttcaaaattcaattaaatcttGACTGAATAGTgggttttaataaataaaagtagtgttccaattctttttatgattttgttggaAATTTTTAGCTTACAATGAAGATATAAGTTCGTTGTTATCGTATTTTGCAAACTATTATATATAATCAATGCTAAAGTTGTTATCACTACTAAATATTACTGCACATAAAATGATAGCATAACAGGGCAAATGAAAATGAAGGACTTTTCATCATGCTGTGCAAGCACAACATTCGCTAAAGAGATGGCTATGGCCTCGCCATTCTCTTCATTAGAACATGCAATTTCTGTTGCTAGAGAGATATGGTTTCGCAAAATGAATGTGTGGTGTTGGTTGGAGGCTATTTCAGGACGCTCTTGTTTCAATGAATACTTGGAAATGGCTAACGAATCTATCATGCAGGTTTGTTCATCAAGCATACCCTATTAAACTTGTCTTAAACTCTATTTGATCAATACATATGTTAAGTTGAAATATAAAAACAAACTTGCTGCGTTAATATTTGCAATGTCAACATTCATATTTGTAGGAACTTTATGAATGGGGATCAATGTACGAGAAGAAATTTGGATATGTTTTTGTGACATGTGCATCTGGAAAGAGCTCTGAAGACATACTTACTGAACTGaaggttaaaaaaatatattatatacaaaGTTCTTAATACAGACACAGTGTTGACCGAAAAAGATAATTAACTATGAATTTTATTATATAGATGCGCTTTACAAACAAGCATGCAGTTGAGTTGGATATTGCATCACAGGAGGAAATGAAATTTATAGAATTGCAAATTACACAGCTTTTTTCCAAAGAATCTTCCCAAACGGTCAACAACGGAGATGGTAATTGTTGTTTATTGTTGTTTAGTTTTGAATCCTGTGTTAGAAAATTACACATACCATTTTTCTTCCCTAAAGTACTATCTAATGACTTGGAAGTTATTGGCATCTTTTGATTATACTAATATTTTTGTATGCGGATTCATATTTTCAGTTCTAGCTGAATATTCTGGCGAAATAGTTAACGACACTCTAGATGGGGCAGAGATTGATTCAGCAGACAATTTAGACGACATCTCATCCACTGGCATTAACATGTCCATGCAGTTTGACCTGAATAAGCTGTCGGAAGAAGACAACAAAACTTCAGATGACCAACAAGTAGAAGATGGCGTACATGTTGCAAAACAGCGCTTCAATCTGAACAAAAAACCATGGTTTAGAGATGACCTATCAGATCCTGTGTCACGTGAAGCCAGTAGATTCCTGACAGAATTTTTCTGGCCGGGTCAATATGATGTTGACGAGAAAAATTGACtttttatttaaacaaactaCATTGTGTCCTTTAATTTAATGGTCGGATTGCAGTATTA is drawn from Arachis hypogaea cultivar Tifrunner chromosome 12, arahy.Tifrunner.gnm2.J5K5, whole genome shotgun sequence and contains these coding sequences:
- the LOC112728165 gene encoding uric acid degradation bifunctional protein TTL-like, with translation MKMKDFSSCCASTTFAKEMAMASPFSSLEHAISVAREIWFRKMNVWCWLEAISGRSCFNEYLEMANESIMQELYEWGSMYEKKFGYVFVTCASGKSSEDILTELKMRFTNKHAVELDIASQEEMKFIELQITQLFSKESSQTVNNGDVLAEYSGEIVNDTLDGAEIDSADNLDDISSTGINMSMQFDLNKLSEEDNKTSDDQQVEDGVHVAKQRFNLNKKPWFRDDLSDPVSREASRFLTEFFWPGQYDVDEKN